Proteins from a single region of Runella sp. SP2:
- a CDS encoding peptidase U32 family protein: MATKQTIEIMAPAGSWESMMAGIKAGANSVYFGVEQLNMRARQTNNFTVDDLPEVARVCKEHNVKSYITLNTIIYDHDISLMRRIIDQAKEAGITAVIASDLAVMNYCRKKGMELHISTQSNITNIETVELYADYADVVVMARELTLKQVGDIVKTIHRNQITGPSGNLVQVEIFAHGALCMAVSGKCYLSLHSHNASANRGACIQNCRREYVVTDEEGIELKIDNEYIMSAKDLCTIDFLDKIIDAGVSVLKIEGRGRAADYVYTTTQCYREAVDALENGTYTPEKIEDWKERLSSVYNRGFWDGYYLGRKMGEWSNQYGSVATQKKLYIGKGIKYFERVGVGEFVLESHDVKVGDKLIVTGPTTGYVETTVEEIRLDSGASVDKAMKGNTVAIRIPEKIRPSDKLYKVVSSDV; this comes from the coding sequence ATGGCAACAAAGCAAACTATCGAAATAATGGCCCCTGCTGGTTCGTGGGAATCAATGATGGCGGGCATTAAAGCAGGTGCTAATTCGGTGTATTTTGGCGTGGAACAGCTCAACATGCGTGCCCGCCAAACCAATAACTTTACCGTAGATGACTTGCCCGAAGTGGCGCGCGTCTGCAAAGAACACAACGTCAAAAGTTACATTACGCTCAATACGATTATTTACGACCACGACATTTCGCTCATGCGTCGTATCATCGACCAAGCCAAAGAAGCGGGCATCACGGCCGTGATTGCTTCCGATTTGGCGGTGATGAATTATTGCCGTAAAAAAGGGATGGAGTTGCACATTTCGACCCAATCGAACATTACCAACATCGAAACGGTAGAACTGTACGCCGACTACGCCGACGTGGTGGTAATGGCGCGTGAACTTACCCTCAAGCAAGTGGGCGACATCGTCAAAACGATTCACCGTAATCAAATCACGGGGCCGTCGGGTAATTTGGTGCAGGTCGAAATTTTTGCCCACGGAGCACTTTGTATGGCAGTTTCGGGCAAATGTTATTTGAGTTTGCACTCCCACAATGCCTCGGCCAACCGCGGTGCGTGCATCCAAAACTGCCGCCGTGAGTACGTGGTGACTGACGAAGAAGGCATCGAACTCAAAATCGACAACGAATACATCATGTCGGCCAAGGACTTATGTACCATCGACTTTTTGGACAAAATCATTGACGCAGGCGTGAGCGTACTCAAGATTGAAGGACGTGGCCGCGCTGCCGACTACGTTTATACCACGACCCAATGTTACCGAGAAGCCGTAGATGCCCTCGAAAACGGCACTTATACCCCCGAAAAAATCGAAGATTGGAAAGAACGCCTCAGCAGTGTGTACAACCGTGGTTTTTGGGACGGCTATTATTTGGGAAGAAAAATGGGAGAATGGAGCAACCAATATGGCTCCGTAGCTACCCAGAAAAAACTGTACATTGGCAAGGGCATCAAGTATTTTGAACGTGTGGGTGTGGGTGAATTTGTCCTTGAAAGTCACGACGTAAAAGTGGGCGACAAACTCATCGTAACAGGCCCCACTACGGGCTACGTAGAAACCACCGTCGAAGAAATTCGCCTCGATTCGGGCGCTTCGGTCGATAAAGCCATGAAAGGAAACACGGTAGCAATT
- a CDS encoding aspartyl protease family protein, whose product MKSIAYCLLCCVLLVQSISTLAITLKKEEDIHGFHLLHGRKTTRIPFELHSNLIVVPVKINASDTLRFILDTGVSSMMLTNSELAQKLGMKSVRKMAIEGIGGGQPISADVTIGNTFVMGQMRGLKQTIVVMDDNVLRLSELVGTQIHGIFGYELFSKFVVTIDFQTSELTLTTPQHYKYSPKKGSKLPITIERSKPYLDAVTVFSNNQEMPIRVVLDTGAGHALMLNTAASHLQLPQKVIKAQLGVGLGGEINGHIGRLSKVRIGQYELNDVLATFPDSSSLGMKLSPNSPQRHGNLGGEFLRRFKVTFNYEEGYIVLKPVRRFLNEKFEHDMSGIDIRAKGNDFRHYFIESITENSPAHQAGLQIGDQLMLVNHEPVQTLTLSEIYRTFQQKEGKEVQLVVRRDGRLVVAEFALKRVI is encoded by the coding sequence ATGAAATCTATCGCTTATTGCCTGCTTTGTTGTGTACTGTTGGTGCAGAGTATCAGCACTTTGGCCATAACTCTCAAGAAGGAAGAAGACATTCACGGGTTTCACCTATTGCACGGTCGAAAGACGACCCGTATTCCGTTTGAATTACATTCCAATTTGATTGTCGTGCCCGTCAAAATCAATGCTTCTGATACCTTACGATTTATTTTAGACACGGGGGTAAGTTCGATGATGCTTACCAATAGTGAACTAGCCCAAAAACTCGGTATGAAATCGGTTCGGAAAATGGCCATTGAGGGCATCGGTGGGGGACAGCCTATCAGCGCTGATGTGACCATCGGTAATACCTTTGTGATGGGACAAATGCGGGGATTGAAGCAAACCATCGTGGTGATGGATGATAATGTGCTACGGCTTTCGGAGTTAGTAGGCACGCAGATTCACGGTATTTTTGGCTATGAGCTTTTTAGTAAATTTGTGGTTACCATTGATTTCCAAACGAGTGAACTTACGCTAACGACCCCACAACATTATAAATATTCTCCCAAAAAAGGCAGTAAATTGCCCATTACCATCGAACGCTCAAAACCCTACTTAGATGCCGTCACGGTATTTTCCAATAACCAAGAAATGCCGATTCGGGTGGTATTGGATACAGGCGCGGGGCACGCTTTGATGCTCAATACTGCCGCCTCGCATCTCCAACTACCTCAGAAAGTCATCAAAGCCCAACTAGGGGTAGGATTAGGAGGAGAAATCAATGGACACATTGGGCGTCTGTCCAAAGTCCGAATTGGTCAGTATGAACTCAATGACGTACTAGCGACTTTCCCTGATAGCAGTTCGTTGGGTATGAAACTTTCCCCCAACTCCCCCCAACGACATGGAAACCTCGGAGGGGAGTTTTTACGACGTTTTAAGGTAACGTTCAATTACGAAGAAGGCTACATCGTTCTTAAACCTGTTCGTCGATTTTTAAACGAAAAATTTGAGCATGACATGAGCGGTATCGATATTAGGGCCAAAGGAAATGATTTTCGTCACTATTTTATCGAAAGTATTACCGAAAACTCCCCTGCCCACCAAGCGGGACTTCAGATAGGCGACCAATTGATGTTAGTTAACCATGAACCTGTGCAAACCCTCACACTTTCAGAGATTTATCGAACATTTCAGCAAAAAGAAGGCAAGGAGGTACAACTTGTCGTACGGCGAGACGGACGCCTAGTGGTGGCCGAGTTTGCCTTGAAGCGGGTTATTTAA
- a CDS encoding response regulator transcription factor, translated as MNNVTKITVIEDNEAVKDGLALIIGSQQRFRVVNTYTNCMDALKNLRKDAPELVLIDLELPGMHGIEGIKRILRERPSTTILVISVHEDSKLVFEALCAGASGYLTKDTDHIRLLNAIDEVLTGGAPMSSKIASLVVKSFQRNLNSPLSDRETDVLTLLAKGKTYHSIADELFISVETVKTHIRNIYQKLHVTNKTEALKKAVKDKLI; from the coding sequence ATGAATAACGTTACAAAAATTACAGTCATTGAAGACAACGAAGCGGTCAAAGATGGCTTGGCGCTCATCATCGGAAGCCAACAGCGGTTTAGGGTAGTAAATACCTACACCAACTGCATGGATGCCTTGAAAAACCTGCGAAAAGACGCGCCTGAGCTGGTTTTGATTGACCTTGAGCTGCCAGGAATGCACGGCATTGAAGGCATCAAACGCATTTTGCGCGAGCGCCCCTCCACCACCATTTTGGTGATTAGCGTACACGAAGACAGCAAACTTGTGTTTGAAGCATTGTGTGCGGGCGCGTCGGGGTATTTAACAAAAGATACCGACCACATTCGCCTTTTGAACGCCATTGATGAAGTGCTAACTGGTGGTGCTCCGATGAGTTCTAAGATTGCATCGTTGGTGGTAAAGTCTTTTCAAAGAAACCTGAATTCGCCACTTTCTGACCGCGAAACCGACGTATTGACCTTGTTGGCCAAAGGAAAAACCTATCATTCGATTGCCGACGAATTGTTTATCAGTGTCGAAACAGTAAAAACCCACATTCGGAATATTTACCAAAAACTACACGTCACCAACAAGACAGAAGCGCTGAAAAAAGCGGTCAAAGACAAATTAATATAA
- a CDS encoding sensor histidine kinase — protein MLSRRAKTCGWLVSIWVMWVVHTSVAQVYHFQHYDIFSGLGQSQVTDIEQDRLGYIWLSTRGGGLSRFDGLHFTTYRKEDNLPANNILSLEIDTKGTMYMGTPFGLSIYDGQRTRPVRTSDREPYTVSSVIGDTKGNVYAICNASQLGLLLGDSLRFLKKNSSDRPSFFSDMSVTPDGKLMVSTYSGEIFEVTPKGLFRRYNFSPALVLRSILFDNQGLLWLGTDEGVFTTKAKTPSALTPISHDIVHEMTEASDGSIWMGLSIGALRYQQGNILRFNADNGFSNFMVRGLLEDREGNLWFTTDGDGVYKFTNPAFTSLNTQTGLHGNTISSLALSPTGKLWVSYFDGGLDIIDTQTNRPLPVPLPLQRKRVNCLSVDNEGNVWVGLSGPGVYKVQADKVTYFPLDEYISSQGVTLFMQAGKGKDVWISTSNGVLLFDGKSFQHFHSKEGLKGSFVRRTLLLQSGELLTAGPRGLNVVRNGKISDFQYDNEIASFPALSMAQRHDGLLALGSFEDGVVVFDPKTKQKRFFTVKQGLCSNLIYNTSFDQKGRLWIGTERGIDLLTLDAQFRIASIRHFNETDGFTARETNANTAYVSPNGDFWIGTIKGIFHYRENPKFRLPTLPKVHFTEVKSPFDTTNLVRFAKSKNTWYNVPNGLALPHARNQLKISFISINHSHPNLVRYQYQLEGQDDAWLGPTEQTSVVYSHLNPGKYQFKVRASLGDNRWGETAVYAFEIVPPFYQRSWFIALMISLVIASIGIAQQFYIQRRTRRVLAYEKLKQEAEAAIRVQLAQDFHDELGNRLAAIRMQSSVLKLRYESRETGNEEKRIVGEIEKNVVRLFRDTKDFIWAIDPESNLVKELVLYIKDFGENLLQDTTIRFHSNTTIPFELENVTLPPGWSIQVIMIFKEALTNCIKHAQCQNIYFCATLQGRNVSFSLEDDGCGIVFPTDGYHKGLNNMRQRAEKIHCSLVIAPRLPSGTSLTLTGTIPTKTASPKIR, from the coding sequence ATGTTAAGCAGACGAGCAAAGACCTGCGGATGGCTTGTGTCCATTTGGGTCATGTGGGTGGTACATACATCCGTAGCGCAGGTATATCATTTTCAGCACTATGACATCTTTTCGGGGTTGGGACAATCGCAAGTCACCGACATCGAACAAGACCGCTTGGGCTATATTTGGCTTTCAACTCGGGGGGGAGGGCTTTCGCGTTTTGATGGCTTGCATTTTACGACCTACCGAAAAGAAGATAACCTGCCCGCCAACAATATTTTATCGCTCGAAATCGACACCAAGGGTACCATGTACATGGGAACCCCCTTTGGGTTGTCGATTTACGATGGACAACGCACCCGCCCCGTACGCACATCCGACCGCGAGCCCTACACCGTTTCGTCGGTCATTGGTGACACCAAAGGCAATGTCTATGCCATTTGTAACGCTAGTCAATTGGGTTTACTACTGGGGGATAGTCTTCGGTTTTTGAAAAAAAACAGCTCCGACCGACCTTCTTTTTTTAGTGATATGTCGGTGACACCCGACGGCAAACTCATGGTTTCGACCTACAGCGGAGAGATTTTTGAGGTGACTCCCAAAGGGTTATTTCGCCGCTATAATTTTTCGCCAGCGTTGGTATTGCGAAGTATTCTCTTTGATAATCAAGGGCTTCTTTGGCTAGGTACTGACGAAGGTGTTTTTACCACAAAAGCAAAAACACCTTCGGCGCTGACACCTATTAGCCACGACATTGTCCACGAAATGACCGAAGCCTCCGACGGTAGTATTTGGATGGGGCTGTCGATAGGAGCGTTGCGGTATCAGCAAGGAAATATCCTGCGATTTAATGCCGACAATGGCTTTTCCAACTTTATGGTTCGTGGACTGCTCGAAGACCGTGAAGGAAATCTTTGGTTTACTACCGACGGCGACGGCGTGTATAAGTTCACCAACCCTGCCTTTACGAGTCTTAACACACAAACTGGCTTGCACGGGAACACGATTTCGTCCTTGGCTTTATCGCCCACGGGGAAACTCTGGGTAAGCTATTTTGATGGAGGATTAGACATTATTGATACCCAAACTAACCGACCTTTGCCCGTTCCACTACCCCTTCAACGCAAAAGAGTTAACTGCTTATCCGTTGATAATGAAGGAAATGTGTGGGTAGGATTGTCAGGACCAGGGGTTTATAAAGTGCAAGCCGATAAGGTAACATATTTTCCCCTCGACGAATACATCTCGTCCCAAGGCGTTACGCTGTTTATGCAAGCAGGCAAAGGGAAGGACGTTTGGATAAGCACTTCAAACGGTGTTTTATTATTCGATGGAAAATCGTTCCAGCATTTTCATTCCAAAGAAGGGCTCAAAGGTAGTTTTGTGAGGCGCACACTGTTGTTGCAATCGGGCGAACTGTTGACGGCGGGGCCCAGGGGTTTGAATGTTGTTCGCAACGGTAAAATTTCTGACTTTCAGTACGATAACGAAATTGCTTCATTTCCTGCACTAAGTATGGCGCAGCGCCACGACGGACTCTTGGCCTTGGGTAGTTTTGAAGATGGCGTGGTTGTTTTTGATCCAAAAACCAAACAAAAACGCTTTTTTACCGTCAAGCAAGGGTTATGTTCTAACCTTATTTATAATACGAGTTTTGACCAAAAAGGGCGGCTTTGGATAGGTACAGAACGGGGGATTGACCTTTTGACGTTGGATGCGCAATTCCGCATTGCTTCTATTCGGCACTTTAACGAAACCGACGGATTTACAGCCCGTGAAACCAACGCCAATACGGCTTACGTAAGCCCGAACGGTGACTTTTGGATTGGCACCATCAAAGGAATTTTTCATTACCGTGAAAATCCAAAATTTCGCTTACCAACTTTGCCCAAAGTTCATTTTACCGAAGTTAAATCTCCGTTTGACACGACAAACTTGGTTCGATTTGCCAAAAGTAAAAATACATGGTATAACGTACCCAACGGCTTGGCGCTTCCTCATGCGCGTAATCAGCTTAAAATCAGCTTCATATCTATTAATCATAGCCATCCTAACCTGGTCAGGTACCAATACCAACTGGAAGGCCAGGACGATGCGTGGTTAGGGCCTACGGAGCAAACGAGTGTTGTCTATTCGCACCTAAATCCAGGTAAGTATCAGTTCAAAGTTCGGGCGTCCTTGGGTGATAATCGCTGGGGAGAAACGGCCGTGTATGCGTTTGAGATTGTGCCGCCTTTTTATCAGCGGTCTTGGTTTATTGCCTTGATGATTAGCCTGGTGATAGCATCAATAGGTATTGCCCAACAGTTTTATATTCAGCGCCGTACGCGGCGGGTGTTGGCCTATGAAAAGCTCAAACAAGAAGCCGAAGCGGCGATTCGCGTGCAGTTAGCACAAGATTTTCACGACGAACTGGGGAATCGACTTGCGGCGATTCGGATGCAATCGAGTGTTCTTAAATTGAGGTACGAAAGCAGAGAAACGGGCAACGAAGAAAAAAGAATTGTGGGCGAAATTGAGAAAAATGTGGTGCGGTTATTTCGGGACACCAAAGATTTTATTTGGGCGATTGACCCCGAAAGCAACCTTGTCAAAGAGCTTGTTTTGTACATCAAAGACTTTGGTGAAAACCTTCTTCAGGACACCACCATACGGTTTCACTCCAATACCACCATACCTTTTGAGCTCGAAAATGTAACCTTACCGCCAGGTTGGAGTATTCAGGTTATTATGATTTTTAAAGAAGCTTTAACCAACTGTATTAAACATGCACAATGCCAAAATATTTACTTTTGTGCAACCCTTCAAGGGCGAAACGTTTCTTTTTCGTTGGAAGACGACGGTTGCGGGATTGTTTTTCCCACCGATGGTTATCACAAAGGGCTTAATAACATGCGTCAACGTGCCGAAAAAATTCATTGCTCGCTCGTGATTGCGCCCCGATTACCTTCGGGAACATCGCTCACACTGACGGGTACGATTCCTACTAAAACAGCCTCCCCCAAAATTCGGTAG
- a CDS encoding FAD-binding oxidoreductase: MSNITIVGGGVSGLFSAYYLQQAGHKVAIIEQGNFSDGCSFGNAGMIVPSHIVPLAQPGMISKGLRWMLKSTSPFYVKPRLSWDLMRWGMLFWKHSTEEHVQRSIPILRDMSLLSKQLFQELAATNEVDFGWHERGLLMLYKNADTEHEMAEEAAIANKAGIVAEVLDGRQVQNLEPDVKVDVRGGVYYPGDAHITPNLLIKNLVGYLQAKGVAFYENQEVTDFEKNGKKITAVLTRTGKFEVDELVIAAGAWSPVLSEKLGISLPLQGGKGYSFMLKNKTNNIHVPAIMLEARATATPMGSDLRFAGTLEVAGTDLSINMNRVRGIVQGINNYYPEIEVQLPEKEKVWSGLRPCSPDGIPYVGRVEHFDNLTLATGHGMMGISLGPATGKLVSEIVTHEPTSMNMQPFAPLRFS, translated from the coding sequence ATGAGCAACATTACGATTGTAGGCGGAGGCGTGAGTGGCCTTTTTTCGGCCTATTACCTCCAGCAAGCAGGCCACAAAGTCGCTATTATTGAACAAGGAAACTTCAGCGACGGCTGTTCGTTTGGCAACGCGGGCATGATTGTACCGAGCCACATCGTACCCTTGGCTCAACCTGGCATGATTTCCAAAGGGCTTCGCTGGATGCTCAAGTCAACAAGTCCATTTTACGTCAAACCAAGATTGAGCTGGGACTTAATGCGCTGGGGAATGTTGTTTTGGAAACATTCGACGGAAGAACACGTACAGCGCTCAATTCCTATTTTAAGAGACATGAGTTTGTTGAGTAAACAACTATTTCAAGAGCTTGCTGCAACCAACGAAGTAGATTTTGGGTGGCACGAGCGCGGGTTGTTGATGTTGTACAAAAACGCCGACACCGAACACGAAATGGCCGAAGAAGCCGCAATTGCCAACAAAGCAGGCATTGTAGCCGAAGTGCTCGATGGACGCCAAGTACAAAACCTCGAACCCGACGTGAAGGTGGACGTACGCGGGGGAGTCTATTACCCTGGCGATGCCCACATTACGCCTAATTTGCTCATCAAAAATTTGGTTGGTTATCTCCAAGCCAAAGGCGTCGCTTTTTACGAAAATCAAGAAGTAACAGATTTTGAGAAAAATGGAAAAAAAATAACGGCTGTCCTGACCCGTACGGGAAAATTTGAAGTGGATGAATTGGTGATAGCCGCAGGGGCATGGTCGCCCGTGTTGAGTGAAAAATTGGGTATTTCGTTGCCCCTACAAGGCGGAAAAGGCTACAGTTTTATGCTAAAAAATAAAACCAACAATATCCACGTCCCAGCCATCATGTTGGAAGCACGCGCCACAGCCACACCGATGGGCAGCGACTTGCGTTTTGCGGGGACGCTTGAAGTGGCAGGAACGGATTTGAGTATAAATATGAACCGAGTGCGGGGAATTGTGCAGGGAATCAATAATTATTATCCCGAAATTGAAGTGCAACTTCCTGAAAAAGAAAAAGTTTGGAGCGGATTACGCCCGTGTTCGCCCGACGGTATTCCGTACGTGGGTCGAGTCGAGCATTTTGATAACCTTACCCTCGCCACGGGCCACGGAATGATGGGAATTAGCCTTGGGCCTGCCACGGGGAAGCTAGTGTCGGAGATTGTGACCCATGAACCTACCAGTATGAATATGCAACCTTTTGCACCTTTACGTTTTTCTTAA
- the hisG gene encoding ATP phosphoribosyltransferase, producing the protein MLRIAIQKSGRLSDDSIKLFKECGIRFESGSTGKLKSLSTNFPAEFLFLRDDDIPGYVEDGVADLGIVGENVLVESSKNVRVVHQLGFSKCRLSLAIPRSTQWNGVQDLQGRGIATSYPRILGNYLQEHGVEAEIHEISGSVEIAPSIGLADAVCDIVSSGSTLLSNGLKEVEVIFKSEAVLIGSNQLSNEKQVILESLLFRINAVQAAQSNKYIVLNSPVEAIDQIAALLPGMKAPTVVPLKTEGWVSLHSVINENDFWTNIVKIREAGAEGILVIPIEKMVY; encoded by the coding sequence ATGTTACGTATTGCCATTCAAAAATCGGGACGTTTGAGCGACGATTCCATTAAGTTATTTAAAGAATGTGGTATCCGTTTTGAGAGCGGTTCGACGGGTAAACTCAAGTCTCTTTCGACCAATTTCCCTGCGGAGTTTCTTTTTCTTCGCGACGATGATATTCCAGGTTACGTAGAAGACGGCGTAGCTGATTTGGGCATTGTGGGCGAAAACGTACTCGTTGAGTCGAGCAAAAACGTACGTGTCGTTCACCAATTAGGCTTCTCAAAATGCCGCCTTTCGTTGGCGATTCCGCGCAGTACGCAGTGGAACGGTGTGCAAGACCTTCAGGGACGCGGTATTGCGACTTCTTATCCACGGATTTTAGGAAATTATCTCCAAGAACACGGCGTAGAAGCCGAAATCCACGAAATCAGTGGCTCAGTCGAAATCGCGCCAAGTATCGGTTTGGCCGATGCCGTGTGCGATATTGTTAGCTCAGGCAGCACATTGTTGAGCAATGGTTTGAAAGAGGTAGAAGTAATTTTCAAATCAGAGGCTGTTCTAATTGGAAGCAATCAATTATCGAACGAAAAACAAGTAATTTTGGAGAGCCTCCTGTTCCGAATTAATGCCGTCCAAGCAGCACAAAGCAACAAATACATCGTACTTAATAGTCCTGTCGAAGCCATTGACCAAATTGCGGCTTTGCTTCCAGGCATGAAAGCCCCCACCGTAGTACCTTTGAAAACGGAAGGATGGGTGTCGTTGCATTCGGTGATCAATGAAAACGATTTTTGGACCAACATCGTCAAAATCCGCGAAGCAGGCGCCGAGGGAATCTTGGTTATTCCGATTGAAAAGATGGTTTACTAA